One window from the genome of Rufibacter tibetensis encodes:
- a CDS encoding M1 family metallopeptidase, with amino-acid sequence MKNKYIWPLQKGLLFLSFASAVSCMKHVSPASSSVPVVSGVSKQLADFRISQLSKINYDLHLTIPARKDEPVLASETVSFHLKEKSQPVQLDFKESADKLKQVKVNGKVVPAEHTQEHLIIPVQHLKKGENQVAIDFIAGNLSLNRQADFLYTLLVPDRARTVFPCFDQPSLKATFKLTLSIPQEWKALANAPLQDSVMSAGQKTYHYQKSDLIPTYLFSFAAGKFDHLAQTANGRTMHFLHRETDKEKLAQSLSPIFQIHRDALQFMEEYTGIPYPFQKFDFVSIPDFQYGGMEHVGAIQYKASTLFLDEGATQDQKISRSSLISHETAHMWFGDLVTMEWFNDVWMKEVFANFMADKITQVAMPTSNYDLKFVVDHLPAAYGVDRTAGANPIRQRLDNLQDAGSMYGNIIYHKAPVMMRQLERLMGEEAFRKGLQQYLKKYAYGNATWPDLIQILDDLTPADLRAWNQVWVNEAGRPQFDYSLQTEENKISQLTIRQKGEDNSTRFWPQFFEIALVYPDRIQELTVNMNQAEVTVPEAVGKEKPLFVLFDVTGQGYGVFPVDAQMLSGLYGLQNPVARASAYINLYENMQNGRSITPTQLLDFYRSGLSKETEELNVKLITGQLSDIFWRFLPAAQRPTLAPQLEQELWTAMEHATAPNVKKLLFKTYQSIALSSAEQNRLYQIWDKEQAPAGIKLSEDDYTSLALALAVRDYQNSPQILTLQMGRIPNPDRKKRLQFMLPALSGDVKERDAFFASLKKEENREVESWVLSALNYLHHPLRAATSEKYLKESLDLLEKIQLTGDIFFPASWLSATFGSYQSPSAASTVRTFLQAHPDYNPKLKGKILQAADGVFRAEKLVQQGK; translated from the coding sequence ATGAAAAACAAGTACATCTGGCCTTTGCAGAAGGGCCTTCTTTTTCTCTCCTTCGCTTCGGCGGTTTCCTGTATGAAGCACGTATCGCCTGCCAGCAGTTCTGTTCCGGTGGTTTCCGGGGTCTCCAAGCAATTGGCAGATTTCCGGATTTCGCAATTGAGCAAGATTAACTATGACCTGCACCTGACCATCCCGGCCCGGAAAGACGAACCAGTACTGGCCTCGGAGACTGTTTCGTTTCACCTAAAAGAAAAAAGCCAGCCGGTGCAGCTTGATTTCAAGGAAAGCGCCGATAAGCTGAAGCAGGTAAAAGTGAACGGGAAAGTGGTGCCGGCGGAGCACACGCAGGAGCACCTGATCATCCCGGTGCAGCACCTGAAAAAAGGAGAGAACCAGGTGGCAATTGACTTCATTGCGGGCAACCTGTCGCTGAACCGGCAGGCGGATTTCCTGTACACGCTGCTGGTACCCGACCGCGCCCGTACGGTTTTCCCCTGTTTTGACCAGCCCAGCCTCAAAGCCACGTTCAAACTCACCTTGTCTATCCCGCAGGAGTGGAAAGCCCTTGCAAACGCGCCGCTGCAGGACTCGGTGATGAGCGCCGGGCAGAAGACGTATCATTACCAGAAATCAGATCTCATTCCCACGTACCTGTTCTCGTTTGCGGCTGGGAAGTTTGACCATTTGGCGCAGACGGCCAACGGCAGAACCATGCACTTTCTGCACCGCGAAACAGACAAAGAGAAACTGGCGCAAAGTCTTTCGCCCATCTTCCAGATTCACCGCGATGCGCTGCAGTTTATGGAGGAGTACACCGGCATCCCATACCCATTCCAGAAGTTCGATTTTGTGTCCATTCCTGATTTCCAGTACGGCGGCATGGAGCACGTGGGCGCTATTCAATATAAGGCCTCCACGCTGTTTCTGGACGAAGGCGCAACGCAGGACCAAAAGATTTCCCGCTCCAGTTTGATCTCGCACGAGACGGCGCACATGTGGTTCGGTGATCTGGTGACCATGGAGTGGTTCAACGATGTTTGGATGAAAGAGGTGTTCGCCAATTTCATGGCCGATAAAATCACGCAGGTGGCCATGCCTACTTCTAACTACGACCTCAAGTTTGTGGTAGATCACTTGCCCGCTGCTTATGGCGTAGACCGAACCGCCGGAGCCAACCCCATCCGGCAGCGACTGGACAATCTGCAGGATGCGGGTTCTATGTACGGCAATATCATTTACCACAAGGCCCCAGTGATGATGCGCCAACTGGAGCGGCTCATGGGCGAAGAAGCCTTCCGAAAAGGTCTGCAGCAGTACCTCAAAAAGTACGCCTACGGCAACGCCACCTGGCCCGACCTTATCCAGATTCTGGACGACCTTACGCCAGCTGATCTGCGGGCTTGGAATCAGGTGTGGGTGAATGAAGCGGGCCGTCCGCAGTTTGACTACAGCTTGCAAACCGAAGAAAATAAAATTTCCCAACTCACCATCCGGCAGAAAGGCGAAGACAACTCAACCCGTTTCTGGCCTCAATTCTTTGAAATAGCCTTGGTGTACCCAGACCGCATCCAGGAACTGACGGTGAACATGAACCAAGCTGAGGTGACGGTGCCGGAGGCAGTGGGCAAGGAGAAACCGTTGTTTGTGCTCTTCGATGTGACAGGCCAGGGTTACGGTGTGTTCCCGGTAGATGCGCAGATGCTGAGTGGGCTTTACGGCCTTCAGAACCCGGTAGCGCGTGCCTCGGCGTACATTAATTTGTACGAGAACATGCAGAATGGCCGCAGCATTACGCCAACCCAACTGCTGGATTTCTACCGAAGCGGACTTTCCAAAGAAACGGAAGAGCTCAACGTGAAGCTGATCACCGGCCAATTGAGTGACATTTTCTGGCGCTTTCTGCCCGCTGCTCAACGACCAACCCTGGCCCCGCAACTTGAACAGGAGCTCTGGACAGCCATGGAGCACGCCACTGCCCCTAACGTGAAAAAGCTGCTGTTCAAAACTTACCAAAGCATCGCCTTGAGTTCTGCGGAGCAAAACCGCCTGTACCAGATCTGGGACAAAGAACAGGCACCGGCTGGCATAAAACTGTCTGAAGATGATTATACCTCTCTGGCCTTAGCCCTAGCCGTCCGCGACTACCAGAACAGTCCCCAAATATTGACCCTCCAGATGGGCCGTATTCCGAACCCTGACCGCAAGAAACGCCTGCAGTTTATGTTGCCCGCTTTATCAGGAGACGTAAAAGAGCGGGATGCGTTTTTCGCATCGCTCAAAAAAGAAGAGAACCGCGAAGTGGAATCCTGGGTGCTTTCTGCACTCAATTACCTGCACCATCCGCTACGGGCGGCCACCTCAGAGAAATACCTCAAAGAGAGCCTGGACCTGCTGGAGAAAATTCAGTTGACGGGTGATATCTTCTTTCCGGCTTCCTGGCTTTCGGCCACGTTTGGGTCCTATCAAAGCCCCTCTGCCGCCAGTACGGTACGCACGTTTCTGCAGGCGCACCCAGACTATAACCCTAAGCTGAAGGGAAAAATATTGCAAGCCGCAGATGGGGTGTTCAGAGCAGAGAAGCTGGTGCAGCAAGGGAAGTAG